From Trichoplusia ni isolate ovarian cell line Hi5 chromosome 11, tn1, whole genome shotgun sequence, the proteins below share one genomic window:
- the LOC113498696 gene encoding organic cation transporter protein-like produces MESHEKNVVFAGVILNPATIENNMEMKNAAQSIESPPEPKVQLKDLDDLLPYVGDFGWYQRILFLLMIPYAFFFAFVYFGQIFMTVVPEEHWCFVPELGNLSVEARRHLSVPLVDDKYDKCSVYDVDWTEVIKSGALEPKPEWRVKKCESQWEFNYTDVPYQTIASQQGWVCDKDSYAATSQAIFFCGGIVGGLLFGWIADKYGRIPALIGANMAGFTGGLATAFTNSFWSFCVCRFIVGLAYDNCFIIMYIVVLEYVGPKWRTFVANMSIAVYFTFAACLLPWIALGVNNWQIYTLIISVPLVLSVLTPLVVPESARWLISQGKIDEAIKIVQKCSRINRKKIPDEVVKEFRETAKAIAKAEEELKNYSVIDLVRTPRLRRHTILLVVIWMSIAMVFDGHVRNVGSLGLDMFTTFTVATFTEFPADVLLILTLDILGRRWLAFGTMALSGIFSLLATTAPIGIPSASLAIVGRFAVNISFNIGMQYAAELLPTVVRAQGVALIHMCGYVATILTPYIVYMATIAREIPLLILGCLGIFGGCLSLFLPESMGKDMPQTILDGENYGLGQKFWDFPCWNRKKKEIANGETRH; encoded by the exons ATGGAATCACATGAAAAGAACGTAGTTTTCGCGGGAGTGATCCTGAATCCCGCCACCATTGAAAACAATATGGAAATGAAGAATGCAG CCCAAAGCATCGAATCCCCACCGGAACCAAAGGTCCAGTTGAAAGACTTGGATGACCTGCTACCCTACGTCGGCGACTTCGGCTGGTACCAGCGAATCCTGTTCCTCTTGATGATACCATACGCATTCTTCTTCGCCTTCGTCTACTTTGGACAAATCTTCATGACTGTCGTGCCAGAAGAACACTGGTGTTTCGTACCTGAGTTGGGGAATCTGAGTGTTGAAGCAAG ACGCCATCTTTCCGTTCCTCTGGTAGACGACAAATATGACAAGTGCTCAGTTTACGATGTTGATTGGACAGAAGTCATCAAGAGTGGTGCACTGGAACCGAAGCCCGAATGGCGAGTCAAGAAGTGTGAGAGTCAGTGGGAGTTCAACTACACTGACGTGCCTTATCAGACTATTGCGTCACAG CAAGGCTGGGTGTGCGACAAGGATAGCTATGCGGCCACCTCTCAAGCTATCTTCTTCTGTGGAGGCATTGTCGGCGGATTGCTTTTCGGATGGATAGCTGACAAATATGGAAGGATACCAGCATTAATTG gaGCCAATATGGCGGGTTTCACTGGCGGCCTCGCGACCGCCTTCACTAATTCCTTCTGGTCTTTCTGCGTGTGTCGCTTCATCGTAGGATTGGCATACGACAACTGTTTTATCATCATGTATATAGTTG TCTTGGAATACGTGGGTCCAAAATGGCGGACGTTTGTGGCGAACATGTCGATCGCGGTGTACTTCACGTTCGCGGCGTGCCTGTTGCCGTGGATCGCGTTGGGGGTCAACAATTGGCAGATATACACTCTGATCATCAGTGTACCACTAGTGTTGTCTGTTTTGACACCTTTAGTTGTACCTGAGAGTGCAAG ATGGCTGATATCCCAAGGTAAAATAGACGAAGCCATCAAGATTGTACAGAAATGTTCTAGAATTAACCGCAAGAAGATACCCGATGAAGTTGTTAAGGAGTTTAGA GAAACAGCAAAAGCCATAGCGAAGGCAGAAGAAGAATTAAAGAACTACAGCGTCATTGACCTGGTGAGGACCCCTCGCCTCCGACGCCACACCATTCTCCTGGTGGTGATCTGGATGTCCATCGCCATGGTCTTCGATGGGCATGTGAGGAATGTGGGGTCTCTAGGGCTGGACATGTTCACGACCTTCACAGTGGCCACTTTTACGGAATTCCCTGCTGATGTACTCTTGATCCTGACTTTGGATAT TTTGGGACGACGTTGGCTCGCTTTTGGCACGATGGCTCTCAGCGGAATATTCAGTCTCCTAGCAACTACGGCTCCCATAG GTATACCATCAGCCTCCCTCGCTATAGTGGGTCGTTTTGCAgtgaatatttcttttaacatCGGTATGCAGTACGCGGCAGAACTCCTGCCAACCGTCGTCAGGGCTCAGGGGGTCGCCCTCATCCACATGTGCGGATATGTCGCAACTATACTCACCCCTTACATCGTATATATG GCTACCATAGCTCGTGAGATCCCGCTCCTCATTCTCGGCTGTCTGGGCATCTTCGGCGGCTGCCTGTCTCTCTTCCTCCCAGAATCGATGGGCAAGGATATGCCACAGACCATCCTGGATGGAGAGAACTACGGCTTGGGGCAGAAATTCTGGGACTTCCCATGTTGGAACAG AAAGAAGAAGGAGATTGCAAATGGGGAAACACGTCACTGA
- the LOC113498697 gene encoding uncharacterized protein LOC113498697 has protein sequence MFALINIFLLTRVLVSSNYLEAESNFQKPKLERNNIVNKGVWVRNKFKENLFEKGRVGDFIFRENSLDVDNLLQNNFDAFGANYMQDSPLVSAYVERTKRASRVVREQRPRKSIIKTCTGRNCKSKPINLDNQSGTVDVVKSKILNELRPTSVFNDYPYEVAILLNNNKSELDLTKNDTSVYQNDDANAIVNQTGDQIQDAVFTMENENKENNTVTRNIISPKRSMKYDFETEIIKKFEITEDLNRTDQDNQELNSSVKVNDRNIFDKDNTVWHQNAPMPDVNVYKVVPKEPQKSKPVTERGLIKVISMLTKTFKKIIRQHHEIKDIHNRINDINDEFGKSAATITSKFQDFDVKYLYLLKFHEKLKVFDAKMAAKEEFFKNKEMEMARNFKEFENQQKKFLQQQRQFYNIQKLMLAQNEKINLKQNLIAKTQSEISHRQNNFARILKKAKQLYIDSRNPTITKLSSSLSKMNKPTTKVEPKLTTTNPSSTTTESVKINLFSIPTSNKIENQDDLIIKEKDEQTIDDLVYKYYFNNTFIDNLMKNNVLNSFMAPSENTGHSRNVKNKRNELETTILLPVFDSNDSEAFVSKDRERRWINHHSKHKSKRRDRGKGAIAAIVNATDAKHSKKQTNNVPVVNEVPKDAPKEIKMKNDPFLTMATNFCIEIKQNLNAQMLRWCVEKALRRLQFLDIKNFPNSPSLEIPTTTPQAKPLNIPLNTKLNVLGTQYTGLSTTPNGAMAGTSSTVASGQVAETTGSSSTTQTPSPATIAEAKTTSVPPSSTVKAFFPGNEELESNLKQFDLKPDIEGNFYYEGSVHASEIFDSESQGIDDIIPGLESNSRVDMDPLAFDLQAKRRAFVRK, from the exons ATGTTCGCTTTAATCAACATTTTTCTCCTCACTAGAGTTCTTGTCTCTAGCAACTATCTCGAAGCGGAATCGAACTTCCAAAAACCGAAATTGGAGCGTAATAATATCGTGAACAAGGGAGTCTGGGTTCGGAATAAGTTTAAAGAGAATCTGTTTGAGAAAGGGAGGGTGGGTGACTTTATATTTCGAGAGAATTCGTTGGATGTGgataatttattgcaaaacaatTTTGATGCGTTCGGGGCGAATTATATGCAGGACTCTCCGCTTGTTTCTGCTTACGTTGAAAGGACCAAAAGAGCGTCTCGTG TCGTACGAGAACAGCGTCCTAGAAAGAGTATAATAAAAACCTGCACCGGAAGAAATTGTAAAAGCAAACCCATTAATCTTGACAATCAATCAGGGACCGTCGATGTCGTCAAATCCAAAATACTGAACGAACTCAGACCTACTTCCGTTTTCAACGATTACCCTTACGAAGTAGCTATCTTACTGAATAATAACAAAAGCGAACTAGATTTAACTAAAAATGACACTTCTGTCTATCAAAATGATGACGCCAATGCTATAGTTAACCAAACAGGTGACCAAATCCAAGATGCTGTAttcacaatggaaaatgagaacAAAGAAAACAACACAGTCACAAGAAACATTATATCTCCTAAACGTAGCATGAAATATGATTTCGAAACGGAAATTATCAAGAAATTTGAGATCACCGAAGATTTGAATAGAACGGACCAGGATAATCAGGAATTAAACTCAAGTGTTAAAGTTAACGATAGGAATATATTTGACAAAGATAATACTGTATGGCATCAGAATGCACCGATGCCAGATGTTAATGTGTACAAAGTTGTACCCAAAGAGCCGCAAAAGAGTAAACCAGTCACAGAAAGAGGTCTAATAAAAGTAATCTCGATGTTGACAAAGACCTTCAAAAAGATTATAAGACAGCATCACGAAATCAAAGATATACATAACAGAATTAATGACATAAATGACGAATTTGGTAAAAGTGCAGCGACAATAACAAGCAAATTCCAAGATTTCGAcgtcaaatatttgtatttactaAAATTCCATgagaaattaaaagtattcgacGCCAAAATGGCTGCCAAAGAAGAGTTcttcaaaaacaaagaaatggaAATGGCTAGAAACTTTAAAGAGTTCGAAAATCAGCAGAAGAAATTCTTGCAACAGCAACGTCAGTTTTACAATATACAGAAACTGATGCTAGCTCAAAACGAAAAGATtaatctgaaacaaaatttgATCGCTAAAACTCAAAGTGAAATATCACACCGTCAGAACAACTTTGCGAGAATATTAAAGAAGGCAAAACAATTATACATAGACAGTAGAAACCCAACGATAACTAAACTCAGTTCAAGTTTAAGTAAAATGAACAAACCGACAACGAAAGTTGAACCGAAGTTAACGACTACAAATCCATCGTCAACAACAACCGAATCAGTTAAAATTAACCTCTTCTCCATCCCAACatcaaacaaaatagaaaatcaaGATGACTTAATTATCAAAGAAAAAGATGAACAAACGATCGACGatttggtttataaatattacttcaatAATACCTTCATTGATAATCTAATGAAGAATAATGTTCTAAACAGTTTCATGGCACCTTCTGAAAACACTGGTCATTCGCGTAACGTTAAGAATAAAAGGAATGAATTGGAAACTACTATTCTACTACCTGTTTTCGATTCTAATGACTCTGAAGCTTTTGTTAGTAAAGACAGAGAAAGGAGATGGATCAACCATCATTCGAAACATAAGAGCAAGAGGAGAGATCGCGGTAAAGGAGCAATAGCCGCGATAGTCAACGCTACCGATGCTAAACattctaaaaaacaaactaataatgTTCCCGTTGTAAATGAAGTTCCGAAAGATGCACctaaagaaatcaaaatgaagAACGATCCTTTTTTAACTATGGCGACGAATTTCTGCATTGAAATTAAACAGAATTTGAATGCGCAAATGCTGAGGTGGTGCGTGGAAAAGGCTTTGAGAAGATTACAATTTCTGG ACATTAAAAACTTTCCAAACTCGCCATCTTTGGAGATACCAACGACAACGCCTCAAGCGAAACCTCTAAATATACCGCTAaatacgaaattaaatgtattggGAACGCAATACACTGGATTGAGTACGACACCCAATGGTGCGATGGCTGGAACATCATCTACTGTAGCTAGTGGTCAAGTGGCTGAAACTACAG GCTCATCGTCGACTACGCAGACGCCTTCACCAGCAACCATAGCGGAAGCAAAAACAACATCTGTGCCACCGTCATCCACCGTCAAAGCCTTCTTTCCTG GTAATGAGGAACTAGAATCAAATTTGAAACAGTTCG ATTTGAAACCAGACATCGAAGGAAACTTTTACTACGAGGGAAGCGTACATGCCAGTGAAATAT TTGACAGCGAAAGCCAAGGGATCGATGATATTATACCGGGACTTGAGAGCAACTCACGGGTCGACATGGATCCCCTTGCCTTTGACCTCCAAGCTAAACGAAGGGCCTTTGTAAGAAAGTAA